The proteins below come from a single Cylindrospermopsis raciborskii Cr2010 genomic window:
- a CDS encoding circadian clock KaiB family protein, with protein MSIYNLGTNIDKPSLPQVFKGIALFTPGGDLIYCIDPSKQKRWHLHLCGVLQEILNLSEPPHFLVPCYTATIDHWLNPRTQKIQTFAEAYPAVMSYQPVLGAIFGTGNEVWQRSPWREDVCDPMVIESYRSTFPQLWEDHDLIVRLDSMSMPYSQKHVNQKQIIQNHEVYVLRLFVAGHNISTERILEKLHELLEEYLGVPYTLKVIDVLTHPEQAEIDQVSATPTLVKIWPHPVRRIVGNLDNVEKVLQTLGKKDNF; from the coding sequence ATGAGTATTTATAACTTAGGTACAAATATAGATAAACCATCTTTACCTCAAGTGTTTAAAGGGATTGCCTTGTTTACACCGGGGGGAGATTTAATTTACTGTATTGATCCGAGTAAACAGAAGCGATGGCATTTGCATTTGTGTGGGGTCTTGCAGGAAATACTGAATCTATCAGAACCTCCCCATTTTTTAGTTCCTTGTTATACAGCTACAATTGATCATTGGTTAAATCCACGTACACAAAAAATACAGACATTTGCGGAGGCTTATCCTGCGGTAATGAGCTATCAGCCAGTATTGGGAGCAATTTTTGGGACAGGAAATGAAGTGTGGCAAAGGTCACCTTGGCGAGAGGATGTATGTGATCCCATGGTAATAGAGAGTTACCGTTCAACCTTTCCCCAATTATGGGAGGATCACGATTTGATCGTGCGTTTAGATAGTATGTCCATGCCTTATTCACAGAAGCATGTCAATCAAAAACAGATAATACAGAATCATGAAGTTTATGTTTTACGTTTATTTGTTGCTGGTCATAACATATCCACTGAAAGAATTTTAGAGAAACTACATGAATTATTAGAAGAGTACTTGGGGGTTCCTTACACTCTCAAGGTAATTGATGTTTTAACACATCCGGAGCAAGCGGAGATAGATCAGGTTTCAGCCACACCCACATTAGTTAAGATTTGGCCCCATCCTGTTCGTCGGATAGTTGGTAATTTGGATAATGTGGAAAAGGTGTTACAGACCCTGGGTAAAAAAGATAATTTTTAG
- a CDS encoding MBL fold metallo-hydrolase — protein MYFTWLDSNSWLLEIGGWRILLDPWLVGDLTFNNVDWLFKSYRLQDRPIPNNIDLILLSQGLEDHAHPPTLKQLDRHIPVLGSPQAAKVVEKLGYYQVKTLHHGESFTLEDTLKNSTLKDQLEIKALPGSPVGPNVRENGYVIRNISNNVGLYYEPHGYHSSALEELSPVDVVITPIINLSLPLLGPVIKGMNSALEVAKLLKPQIMLPTAAGGDVFFDGILSKVLQAKGNVAEFKELLELNSLSTQVIEPKPGERISV, from the coding sequence ATGTATTTTACCTGGCTTGACAGTAACAGTTGGCTATTAGAAATTGGGGGGTGGCGCATTCTTTTAGATCCCTGGTTGGTAGGAGATTTAACCTTTAATAATGTAGATTGGCTATTCAAAAGTTATCGCCTGCAGGATCGTCCCATACCAAACAATATAGACTTAATTTTGTTATCTCAAGGTTTGGAAGATCATGCTCATCCACCGACTCTTAAACAGTTGGATAGACATATACCTGTTCTCGGTTCCCCCCAAGCAGCTAAGGTGGTAGAGAAATTGGGATATTATCAAGTGAAGACTCTCCATCACGGTGAAAGTTTTACCTTAGAGGACACTTTAAAAAATAGCACCTTAAAAGACCAATTAGAAATTAAAGCTCTTCCTGGTTCTCCTGTAGGACCCAATGTGAGAGAAAATGGTTATGTGATCCGAAATATATCCAATAATGTGGGTCTATATTATGAACCACATGGTTATCATTCATCCGCACTTGAAGAATTGAGTCCAGTAGATGTAGTCATCACACCTATAATTAACTTATCTTTGCCTCTCCTAGGTCCAGTAATTAAAGGTATGAATAGTGCTTTGGAAGTTGCCAAATTGTTAAAACCCCAAATTATGCTCCCTACCGCTGCTGGTGGAGATGTGTTCTTTGATGGGATATTAAGTAAGGTATTACAAGCAAAGGGGAATGTGGCAGAGTTTAAGGAGTTATTAGAATTAAATAGTTTATCTACACAGGTAATTGAACCTAAACCTGGAGAAAGGATTTCCGTTTAG